AAATTCTTCCCAAGTTCCCTCTTCAATGGCGGCTCGAGCTCGCTCCATGAGTTTCATATAAAAATAAATATTGTGAATGGTGTTCAAGCGAGACCCCAAGATTTCCCCACTCATAAATAAATGCCTCAAATAGGATTTCGTATAGTTTTTACAAGTATAGCAATCACATTCAGGATCCAAAGGAGAAGGGTCCTCTTTGTATTCATTTCTTTTGATAGAAACCTTTCCTTGCCAGGTATACAAAGTTCCATTCCTAGCCACTCGGGTTGGCATCACGCAATCAAACATATCGATACCGGAATCAATGGCAATAAGTAAATCCAAAGGTGTGCCGACGCCCATTAAATAGCGAGGTTTATCTGCAGGCATTTGTGGAGCCACATGGGGAAGCAACTCATGCATTAGGTGTATCGGCTCACCCACGCTAAAGCCACCCAAAGCATAACCGGGAAGATCTACAGAGGTGATTTGTTCTAGTGATTTCAGACGGTGTTTTAGATCAAGCCCTCCTTGAACAATACCAAAAAGCTGAGATTCTTTTCGTGTCATTGCGGCTTTCGATCTTAATAACCAGCGATAGGTTAAATCCATGGATTTTTGAATTTGGTCTTCCGTTGCGGGATACTGTAAGCATTCATCGAAGGCCATAATAATATCTGAACCTAAATCCATTTGAATTTCCATGCTCTTTTCTGGAGAAATAAAGCACTTTGCCCCATCCAAATGGGATCTGAACTCGACCCCTTCTTCTGTCAAGGTACGAAGTCCACTCAGAGAAAAAACCTGAAAACCTCCAGAATCAGTCAAAATCGGTTTTTTCCAATTCATAAAGGAATGCAAGCCTCCCATTTTTTTTATAAGCTTCTCTCCTGGTCGCAAGTGCAAGTGATAGGTATTTCCCAAAATAATTTGAGTCCCACACTCTAGCAATTCCTCATTGGTCATGGCCTTCACCGTCGCCTTTGTCCCTACCGCCATAAATACGGGAGTTTCTATGGATCCATGGGGCGTTTGCAAACGTCCACGGCGCGCTTGATGATGAGTTTTCAAAACTTTAAACTGATTATTTTGTCCAGACACTTAAATCTCCATAACTAAAAAGTCTCATTTTTTTTTCAATAGCCAGAGCATAGACCCTTTTCACATTCTCCAAACCCGCAAAGGCCGCTACCAAGGATAACAGCGTGCTTTCAGGCTGATGAAAGTTCGTTAATAACCTATCTACAACTTTAAAATCAAAACCTGGCTGAATTAATAAGTCTGTTAAACCCACAAAAGCCGGTCCTGTTTTATTTGAAGATCCTCGTTCCAGATCGACTTTTTTAAAATAACCTAGGGCCTGACTCTCCAAAGATCTCGTCACCGTTGTCCCCAGCGACCAGATGGTATGCCCCTGCCTCTTTGCTAATTGAATTTTAGACCACACTTCTAAAGGAATTTCTACATATTCTGAATGCATCGGGTGCTGATCTAAATCATCAACCGTCACCGGCATAAAGGTACCGAGCCCTACATGTAAGGTCATCTTCAGAATTTGCACCCCCTTGGATTCTAATTTTTCAAGATCCGAGGTCTTAAAATGAAGGCTTGCTGTCGGCGCGGCCAAACTCCCTGGTTTTTCAGCCCAAGAAGTCTGATAGTCCTTATTGTCGGCAAGAAAATTATGCCGTTGAAGCCTTGCCTTCTGAATATATGGAGGTAAAGGCAACTCTCCATACTGATTGAAATAACTCTCATCAATCCCTTGACTGAGCTTCAAAAGCTGAGGCCGTCCTTTTCTTACAAGCTCTGCCTGTATACCCCGAGGAAGAGCTAAGCGCGCCCCTAAGGATTGTTTTTTCGAAGGAAACAAGACCTCCCAATGAATAGCTTCCTTATCCGTCGGATTAAGAAATAAAATTTCATCCTCTTCTTCAGAAAAAAGTCTTCTGCGAAGAACCTGAGTGTCGTTGATAACTAGAACATCGCCTTGTTGAAATTGATCTAGCAAGCCTTGCCAAGAAAGCTCTTCTATTTTTTGTAAAGTGGCCTGTGAGGCAGTTTGAGATAAGGCGTGTGGGGCGGCAGGTGAAGCAGTCTGTTGGTTAGCTTGTTTGTTAGATTGAAATGACAGCACTCGCGGAGGGTACTCTGGCTCTTTACCGATAAGCTCTTCGGGATATGAAAAAACCAAATCACTCCGTTTCATTCAGGAATCCGTGCAAAAGAAATTTTATTCATAGCCAGGGGCACTCCAGAGTTCTGCAAGGTGCTCATGATGTCTTGAATGACCTCATCACCGATAGAGTATTTACGAGAAAAGTCTTCTATCGAATAAAAAACTTTAACTGTCAGCCAGGACTCCGTTGTCTCAATAATCAGTACCCTTGGAGCTGGGTCTTTCACCACATCTGGATTTTTTAACATTGATTCCAAAAGCAAAGCTTTAATCTTGCGAATGTCTGCGGAAAAATCAATTCGAAAAGTATGAGAATGTCTAACTTGTTTCACATTATTTGAATAAATTAAAATCTGACTCTGAGCCATGATTTTGTTTGGAATCATGATCCACTCATTTGAAAAAGTATTGATAAAGGTGGCTCGCCAAGTAATTTCTTGAACTTGCCCTGTCCATTTATTACCTGCATTTTGAATTTCAACCCAATCCCCAATGGTAAAGGGATTCCCAATTTGCAAGGCCACTCCTGAAAATAAATTTCCTAAGGTATCCTGCAAGGCCAAGCCCAGAACAATCGAGAAAACGGCTGATGTTGCGAGCATGGCTGTTAAATTTATAGAAAAAACTTCAGACATTAAATAAATAAAAACAATGAGTGAAAATATAAATGTAAATAAATTTGCCAACAACCTAGGGATACCAACACTTTTATTTTTAAAAAATAAATACAGATAGGCCAAGATCTGGGCCACTTTAACAAAGGTCACCGCCGACAAGCTGATGGTTAGATATAAAAAAACCGTGTAAATCCTTTGTATCCATCCACTTTGACCCATCTCTAGGCTGAGATAAAATCTATTGGCCAAAGAAAATAGGAAACTCACAAGCAAGAGATAAAAAGTAGACCGGAATCGAGCTTGAAGATTCTTGTGTCTCTTTTCAGTAATTTGAGTTAAATGAAACTTGTAAAACCCTAATCCAAAAAATAAAACTATAGTTAAAATAATGTAGTACTCTAAATGAATAAAGGCTTGAATTTTATCGCTAGCTGAAGGAAAGGACGTCATCACTTTTTCCTTGATGAAAAACATTTAGATTCATTCGGTTGGCAAATTCCTTAATCGCCAGGCTGACTCGGTAGCCAGCATTTAATATGAATCTTTGTTAATGTAAATAGGAGAGTTTGATTTGTCGAGAGGCGCACTGAATAAAAAAAAGCGGAAGGCTTTAAACCTTCCGCAGGAGATTATACCCACCAGGGGAACCACCAAACCCTGATGGAGTAAATTCTCCAAAACAAATTTAAATTTCCACTTTCCACCTTCCACCTTAGGAAGACTAAACCATCCTAGTTTAGAAGTCTCTTCCTTAGGGTGGAATAAGAACCCAGGCACCTCATCCTTGATATGCCTTTCATAAGCTAAGACTGACGAACCGAGTTCCACGGTTAAAAAAAACTCATCTTTTAAATTTTTGAGAGTGTTGACAGTCTAGGAACTCCTCTATATTAATTATATTAATGTAATCGATAACAATAAACTCATTAAGAATTCCAAAAATTCATTAATTAACTAAAGGAGATCCCTATGAAAGCATTATTTTTAAACACCCTACTTGGAATGATAGCTCTCAGTTTTATGAGCGCTTGTTCCTCCACTCCAAAAACAACAGCCGCAGCTGAAACGAAGGCAACAACCCCTGCTCCCGAAGTAACTGCAAAAACAGAAACTAAAGCTCCAGAAAAGATGGCGGCCCCCACAGCCAGCGCTCCTTCCAAAAAATCAAGCAAATCTAAAGCAAAAGTAGCCAAGGCTTCAGCTGCACCAACCGCTCCAGCCACTCCTTCTGAAAAAACAACAGCAGGTAGCGAAGGCCAAGGAAAAGTAACATGCAAATCAGGTTCTGAAGTGCGAACTCTTGAAGTGAAAGCTGGAGGACAAAAGGCTTGTGAAGTTTTGTACACTAAGTCTGGAGAATCAAAGTCCATCGCAAGTGCCATCTCTGATACTGCTTTTTGCAATAACGTGACTCAAAAAGTTTCTAAAAATTTGCAAGCTGCCGGCTATAAATGTGAGTAACTAAATTGCAATTAATTAAAATTAGCTAAAGGGTGCCATTTTCAAGAATCCCGAATTGAATTTAGTAAATTAATCTTGCAATCACAATAAAATGTAAAATAGCTGCCACGATGGTTAAAATATGAAAGATCTCGTGGTAGCCAAAAATCAAAGGCCAAGGATTTGGCCTTTTTAGAGCATAGACAAGAGCTCCTATCGAGTAAATTACCCCGCCAATAACTATCAGGGAAACACTTAAATTTCCAAGCGCCACTTTCAATTCTGAAATATAAGGAGCTGCCAACCATCCCATTGCCAAATACAAAATGGCCGACAAGTATTTTGGGGCTTTGATCCAAAAAAGTGTTTGCATGACACCTAGAAAAGCCGCCCCCCAAATCAAGACTAAAAGAGTCTTACCCCCAGTTTCTGAAATGGCCAATAAACAAAGGGGAGTCCCCGTACCTGCAATCATTATAAAAATAGCCGCATGGTCCAAACGCCTCATCCATTGACGGTTCTGTGGGCTCCATTGCCGCCGATGATATAGAGAACTGACTCCAAAAAGAGTCACCACTCCGAAAGAATAAATAAATACAGAAATAAGAGAATTAAAATTTTTTGCCAGGGATAGCAACATACCACAAGCACCCAGGCTGAAAAAAAAAGCCGCTTGGTGAAAAAAACCCCTCAACTTAGGCTTAACCAAAGAGAAATCATTTTTTTCCGTAGAAGAAAAAGATAGCTGAATTGAGGACATTTATAACTTACCTTGCTTTTTAGATCCTACTTTTCAAATCCTAAGGTTTTTTATCTTCTACTTTTTTGTCTTCGGTTTTCTTCACTTCTGGAGCTTGATTCATTTTGCAACCGTCTTTATCTGCATCCATCATTTTACATCCACCCTCTTTACATTTACTTGCGCAACAGCCTCTTTTATGAGCACATGATGACAAACCTAAACTTAAAGCCACAAAACCTACTAAAGCCAAATTTTTTAAAAATAATGTTTTCAAATAAACTCCTCTTTTTTAATTTTAAAAAAGCACCAGACTTCTTTTGTGTATTTTATATCCTGAGGTTTTTAAATCAAGGATTAGTTTCATATTCTTTTTGGCTTAAAAGAATAACGCCTTCTGTTTTTAAAATGAACAATCGTTCTTTTATCTTATCCTTTGGAATCTTGTAAGCTGGACTTAAGTCTTCAATGATCTGGACTCTGTACCCTAACTCTCTGGCATCCAAAGCTGTTTGCGTGATTCCCAAATCCAAAGCTAGTCCGGCAAGGACAATTTCATTTACTTGTTTATACTGCAAGTAATCATGAAGTTGGGTTTTTTCAAGCCTGCTCTTATCAAAAAAGGCCGAAGAGGAATCAAACATCGGGTTCATACCTTTTCTGACCACAAAATGAATACATTGAATCTCTAAGGCGGGATGAAAGCTCGCTCCCGGAGTGTTCTGCACGCAGTGGTCAGGCCACAACACTTGCCTTTGACTGTGCAATTCTATTTTTTCTTCTAACTTTTTACCCGGATTATTCGAAGCAAAAGAATGGTGATGAGGTAAATGATAGTCTTGGCTTAAAACATTAAGATCATTTTTTTTTCCACTATAACTAAGAAGTTGATTTATCCTATCCATATAGTTAGCGGGCTTTGGAACATTCATCGTTCCATTTTGAAAAAAATCATTTTGCAAATCATGAAGCAACAAACATCTCACCAAATCATTATGAGTTAACTCTTTTCACTGAGCAAAAATTTTTAATTAGGATATGTTTTTTCTAGACCTCTGATCTCTTCCTCAAACTGAGATGTCAAAATGGGATAGCGACACCAAGTCTTAGGATCCAAAGACTCGTCGTCCAGATGAAAAGCAGGAGCATATCTTTCTCTCTTCCATTGATTCCTAGACCATAACTTCAAAAATTTAATTACAAAGAGCGACAATTCTCTTGGCTGAAAATGGGGGAACTCCGAATGCAAACATTCGACAATATCTTGAGGGCTTTTTCTGTCTCGAATAAACTCCTTTTCAATTCTATCAAGAATAGGATAGGGCATCAGATCTTTTTCATCTTCTTGCGCATAACTAGATGGCCTAAGCTCTGCTGTCGGCGGCATCTTGAAAACGTCTTTAAGACTAGAAATAGGCCCCACACCACGAGGACCACTTACGGCACACCATCTTACCCATTGATTTAAGAAATCTTTGGAAACTCCTGCGATGGGGCTCAGCCCTCCAGAAGTGTCTCCATCCATGGTCGCATACCCAACAGCGGCTTCTGATCGATTGCTAGTTGATAGCAATAAGGAATTTTTAAGATTTGCAAGTAACCATATCCCTGGCGAACGACTTCTGGCTTGAATGTTTTGCAAAGAAAGGTCATCGGTCTCCCAAGTTAATTTTCTCTGCAAAACATCTTCGACTGTCTGAATATAAGCTTTTAAAATGGGATCAATATCCCATTCATAAAATGAAATATTTAACTCTTGAGCTAACCCTTTCGCCGCCAGGTTAGTGCCTTGCGATGACTGGGCGGTAGCTTGGTAAGCCACATGGATAAAACTTTTAATCCAATCCTTATTTTTTAGTAAGTTTGGAGTTTCTTTAATATAAGCCAATTTTATTGCTAATTTTTCATCGCCTAAATTTTTCTGAGCTTCTAACAACGAGTAAGTCGCTAGAAGAGTGACAACGGATGAATCCACCCCACCACTCAGTGAAATAACGAACCCATGGGATCTACTTTTCCTTAAATAATCAAATAAACCCAAAGTGACTGCATGGAAAAATTCTTCATATTTTAAATCCTTGTTTTGAGGATAAGTAGATTCCAAAAACGACGCCTGGGGTTTTAAAAAATTCCATTGAAAATCAACTTCAATCTGATCAATTTCTGATTGACCAAATTCTGGTTTATGGTGAGCACTTTGTTGCCTTTTTATTTTATTTCCATCGATATCTACGACACAGTCATTGATTTCAAAGTCTGCGAAAGAAAATCTTTGATTTTCTAAAAGAATTTTCCCATCTGTGGCGACTAAACAAGCCCCATCAAAAATAATTCTTCCCGATTCGTTTCCCAAAAGATTTGACAAAATATAGGCCACACCAAAGGCCCTTGACCCTTCAGCAACGAAACGTTTTCTGATTTCTTGCTTTCCGAAGGAAAAATGAGAGGCGCTTGGATTCAAAATAACGTCCACTCCTTTTTGCGAAAGTGTCGCACCTACTCTTTTGGCAACCCAGGCTTCCTCACAAATTTCTAATCCAAATTTAATTCCTCCGATATTAAAGTAAAAATCACCAATTGGAATTTCTAATTTTTTTTTATTTACAGGATTCTGAATTTCTATCGTTTCGCGAACGCCTGAATCCCAGGCCTTAAACCATCTGTTTTCATAATAAACACCGTCCCCCGCTAATATTTTCTTAGGAACAAAAGCGATGAGCTCCTTGTCAACTATCAGCGCTATCACGTTAAAAAGTGATCCTTTAAATAAAAGTGGCAGACCAAGGGCGACAACTTGATTCGCAGTAAAAGGCAATAAATTAAACAACAGACGTAACGAATTTTCAACGACAAAGGGCGAATAAAAAGCATCTTCGCAGCCATAACCTGAAAGGCATAACTCTGGGAAACAAAGGACCTGAACTTTTTTTTCTTCAGATTCCTTTAATGCTGAAAAAATTCTCTCTTCATTCCCCTTCCAATCCAATGGGGTTTGATTGATGGCCACAGCAGCTATTTTAATATTTCTCATGAATATTTCCTCATCTTACAGGAGTTACGCTTAGGACTCAACTTAAGACCATTTCGGATTTTAAAAAGCATAACCTATTTTAACCTGAGGAAAAGTCTCACTTACTTTTCTTTTATTCTCAATAAAGTCTTGCCCATCAAAGTATTTCTTATAATCGACAGCTCTGTATACCCACTGAAATCCCCAAAACACTCCCAAATTTCCTAAACTTAAAAAACATAAACTAACTTGATATCCAGAACCTTCTTTCCATTTTTGGGAAGCGCTGGAATTAGGACTGTATTCCATTTGACTTAATGCGGTTCCTTCTAAGACCCAAGATCCAAATAAATATCCCAATGAGGGCCCGTAACCAGTTACTTTTTCAATTTGAGTCCCACTATCTGTTGAATCACTAATCGAATTCACACCTAAAATAAATCTCGAACTAGTGAGATAACTTATATTAAGACTTAAAAATGACTGCGTCGAATCTGTTACCGTGTCATCACTATGAATGATATTTTTATTGTAATAAAATCCATTTAAGCTGGTGAGAATGGCACCAGCTTGAGAAGACAAACTAGAGTTCACTAAAAAAGCGATCAAAATAAGAGAAATTGATTTTCTAGATCTCAAATTAAGTTCTTTATTTTTTTTCATTAGCTCTCATTACATCAAAATATATCAAAGGCGTCATTATTTTTTTTTTGACTTCAGACAGTTGTTTGTGATTCATCATAATGAGAGGACCTATGAAGCATCTATTCTTTTTCTCTTGCTTAATCTATTTCTTGGACACACTGGCCTTTGAATCTTTTTCTGGTTATATTATAAATCAAAACCAACAAAAATTTATTAAAACAACTTCTGGAGAGTTTAGTCTTTTAGCAGAAGACAGCATCCTTAAAGCTCAAATTTTAAAATTAAATACTAACGATTTTATTTCAGCGGTTGGAACTAAAAAATCACCTAATTGCTTTGTTATTGAAAGTATAGATTATATAGGCCTAAATAGATTCCTTGGGTTGTGGATGTCCTCATTGGGTCTTTTACAGGTTAATGATTTTAGCCATTTGCATATTTACAATTCTCAAGGAAACCCTCCCAGCAAATCCTCTGCCTCAAATCTCAACTACTCTATCACTCCTGGCCAAGGTGATAGTTGGGTTTTATTTTTATCTGATGACAGTCAAATTTATTATTCAGATCTCTACATGGCAGAAAACAAAGCCCTCATTCGATTCTACAGCACAACCACTGGCGCTTTTATCAACGAAGTGACCATGAACAAATTGGTTCCATGAATTCTGGAAAAAATCTTGCTAACTTTAAAGAAAAAATTCAACCCACATCTACTGATTTGTTTTTTTCTAAAAAAGACCCCTTAGATCCAAGGCTGGGTGATTTGTTTAAACCCTTCATCGTTTCTGACAACTATCCTAACCATTCTTTGGTCGTACTTGGATATCAAGATGATCGAGGAATTAAAAACAATGGAGGAAGAGCTGGAGCTCATCTGGGCCCTTCTGGCATTCGTAATTTATTTTATCGATTAACTTCTAATTCTTGCGAAAAAAATGTTTTTATAGATTTAGGAAATTGGGAAACCTCATTTCTACCTTCATTAGAAGAAACCCAAAATGGTCTAAAAAAAGAAATCGAGCACCTTCACGATCAAAAGAATTTTATTATCAGCCTTGGTGGAGGACACGACTATGGATATCCAGATGCCCATGGATTTATCTCTTCTTGTTTAAAAAAAAATCCATCGGTAAAACCATTAATTCTAAATTTTGATGCTCATTTGGATGTCAGATCTG
The DNA window shown above is from Deltaproteobacteria bacterium and carries:
- a CDS encoding hemolysin III family protein is translated as MSSIQLSFSSTEKNDFSLVKPKLRGFFHQAAFFFSLGACGMLLSLAKNFNSLISVFIYSFGVVTLFGVSSLYHRRQWSPQNRQWMRRLDHAAIFIMIAGTGTPLCLLAISETGGKTLLVLIWGAAFLGVMQTLFWIKAPKYLSAILYLAMGWLAAPYISELKVALGNLSVSLIVIGGVIYSIGALVYALKRPNPWPLIFGYHEIFHILTIVAAILHFIVIARLIY
- a CDS encoding formimidoylglutamase is translated as MNSGKNLANFKEKIQPTSTDLFFSKKDPLDPRLGDLFKPFIVSDNYPNHSLVVLGYQDDRGIKNNGGRAGAHLGPSGIRNLFYRLTSNSCEKNVFIDLGNWETSFLPSLEETQNGLKKEIEHLHDQKNFIISLGGGHDYGYPDAHGFISSCLKKNPSVKPLILNFDAHLDVRSDNSGINSGTPFYKILKEFSQKIDFYEVGIQEHCNSSYHAHFVKNHLGKVISIEDIHTHSLSYFLNLIFKSHGDQPLFVSLDIDVLSSQEAPGCSQSWPIGLQVRDLLSGLSILSHFKNWQHLGIYEVSPPLDLNSNTQRAAALFMNQYFKYFKENHYESC
- the queA gene encoding tRNA preQ1(34) S-adenosylmethionine ribosyltransferase-isomerase QueA, giving the protein MKRSDLVFSYPEELIGKEPEYPPRVLSFQSNKQANQQTASPAAPHALSQTASQATLQKIEELSWQGLLDQFQQGDVLVINDTQVLRRRLFSEEEDEILFLNPTDKEAIHWEVLFPSKKQSLGARLALPRGIQAELVRKGRPQLLKLSQGIDESYFNQYGELPLPPYIQKARLQRHNFLADNKDYQTSWAEKPGSLAAPTASLHFKTSDLEKLESKGVQILKMTLHVGLGTFMPVTVDDLDQHPMHSEYVEIPLEVWSKIQLAKRQGHTIWSLGTTVTRSLESQALGYFKKVDLERGSSNKTGPAFVGLTDLLIQPGFDFKVVDRLLTNFHQPESTLLSLVAAFAGLENVKRVYALAIEKKMRLFSYGDLSVWTK
- the tgt gene encoding tRNA guanosine(34) transglycosylase Tgt; amino-acid sequence: MSGQNNQFKVLKTHHQARRGRLQTPHGSIETPVFMAVGTKATVKAMTNEELLECGTQIILGNTYHLHLRPGEKLIKKMGGLHSFMNWKKPILTDSGGFQVFSLSGLRTLTEEGVEFRSHLDGAKCFISPEKSMEIQMDLGSDIIMAFDECLQYPATEDQIQKSMDLTYRWLLRSKAAMTRKESQLFGIVQGGLDLKHRLKSLEQITSVDLPGYALGGFSVGEPIHLMHELLPHVAPQMPADKPRYLMGVGTPLDLLIAIDSGIDMFDCVMPTRVARNGTLYTWQGKVSIKRNEYKEDPSPLDPECDCYTCKNYTKSYLRHLFMSGEILGSRLNTIHNIYFYMKLMERARAAIEEGTWEEFYFNCRQRFIK
- the nadE gene encoding NAD(+) synthase, which produces MRNIKIAAVAINQTPLDWKGNEERIFSALKESEEKKVQVLCFPELCLSGYGCEDAFYSPFVVENSLRLLFNLLPFTANQVVALGLPLLFKGSLFNVIALIVDKELIAFVPKKILAGDGVYYENRWFKAWDSGVRETIEIQNPVNKKKLEIPIGDFYFNIGGIKFGLEICEEAWVAKRVGATLSQKGVDVILNPSASHFSFGKQEIRKRFVAEGSRAFGVAYILSNLLGNESGRIIFDGACLVATDGKILLENQRFSFADFEINDCVVDIDGNKIKRQQSAHHKPEFGQSEIDQIEVDFQWNFLKPQASFLESTYPQNKDLKYEEFFHAVTLGLFDYLRKSRSHGFVISLSGGVDSSVVTLLATYSLLEAQKNLGDEKLAIKLAYIKETPNLLKNKDWIKSFIHVAYQATAQSSQGTNLAAKGLAQELNISFYEWDIDPILKAYIQTVEDVLQRKLTWETDDLSLQNIQARSRSPGIWLLANLKNSLLLSTSNRSEAAVGYATMDGDTSGGLSPIAGVSKDFLNQWVRWCAVSGPRGVGPISSLKDVFKMPPTAELRPSSYAQEDEKDLMPYPILDRIEKEFIRDRKSPQDIVECLHSEFPHFQPRELSLFVIKFLKLWSRNQWKRERYAPAFHLDDESLDPKTWCRYPILTSQFEEEIRGLEKTYPN
- a CDS encoding isochorismatase family protein — protein: MLLHDLQNDFFQNGTMNVPKPANYMDRINQLLSYSGKKNDLNVLSQDYHLPHHHSFASNNPGKKLEEKIELHSQRQVLWPDHCVQNTPGASFHPALEIQCIHFVVRKGMNPMFDSSSAFFDKSRLEKTQLHDYLQYKQVNEIVLAGLALDLGITQTALDARELGYRVQIIEDLSPAYKIPKDKIKERLFILKTEGVILLSQKEYETNP
- a CDS encoding mechanosensitive ion channel, with protein sequence MFFIKEKVMTSFPSASDKIQAFIHLEYYIILTIVLFFGLGFYKFHLTQITEKRHKNLQARFRSTFYLLLVSFLFSLANRFYLSLEMGQSGWIQRIYTVFLYLTISLSAVTFVKVAQILAYLYLFFKNKSVGIPRLLANLFTFIFSLIVFIYLMSEVFSINLTAMLATSAVFSIVLGLALQDTLGNLFSGVALQIGNPFTIGDWVEIQNAGNKWTGQVQEITWRATFINTFSNEWIMIPNKIMAQSQILIYSNNVKQVRHSHTFRIDFSADIRKIKALLLESMLKNPDVVKDPAPRVLIIETTESWLTVKVFYSIEDFSRKYSIGDEVIQDIMSTLQNSGVPLAMNKISFARIPE